A genomic region of Macaca mulatta isolate MMU2019108-1 chromosome 5, T2T-MMU8v2.0, whole genome shotgun sequence contains the following coding sequences:
- the LOC144340937 gene encoding SH3 domain and tetratricopeptide repeat-containing protein 1-like translates to MSICTKLCPCHGVLGGCPCTGQLQAIQQLCYFYSTVMPSEAQCVIYHELQLSLARKVADKVLEGQRLETISQLYLSLGTKRAYKSAVDYTKRSLGIFMDLQKKEKEVMPGCKQGRSITSCGRASWWTCTSR, encoded by the exons ATGAGCATCTGCACCAAGCTGTGCCCATGTCACGGTGTGCTCGGTGGCTGCCCTTGCACGG gccaGCTGCAGGCCATCCAGCAGCTGTGCTACTTCTACAGCACCGTCATGCCCAGCGAGGCCCAGTGTGTCATCTACCACGagctccagctctccctggccCGCAAGGTGGCCGACAAGGTGCTGGAGGGGCAGCGCCTGGAGACCATCAGTCAGCTCTACCTGTCCCTGGGCACCAAGCG GGCCTACAAATCCGCTGTGGACTACACCAAACGAAGTCTGGGGATTTTCATGGACctccagaagaaagagaaggaggtcatgcctggctgcaagcagggaagatctattaCATCCTGCGGCAGAGCGAGCTGGTGGACCTGTACATCCAGGTGA